One Neoarius graeffei isolate fNeoGra1 chromosome 9, fNeoGra1.pri, whole genome shotgun sequence genomic window, gatcagaattccgcaacctctccatgtcctcgctgggtCCCAAATTTATGCCAATGTAACCCTCCACTAACTAATTGTACACACAACAGTATCGGGTATGTCAATaatacatgtagggctcatcctaaTTGTGTTCTACCACACCCTAgtaattatcctggtgttaaattagcattaaactggtactggtactgcggtaatagaTCCAATCTCTTTGTTTCTTTTCCCACCAAGTGGTCAGGCATTTGTGCTCCCATACGACTCAAGaacgctatcactgctatccatccCCTCTCTGCTCATCACCCGAAACGAGATGTCTATCGTAATTTCTCACCCCTGCAACATCAGCTTACTTCTAGATGGCACCGTttttggacatcaatgtttcctcattttggcGTAGTTGATCTATGGAGGGAAGTAGAAATAACACATTATCGcttagccagctttgttaatgaaaccattaGAGCTGTAGATGGTATTAGGACTGAATTAACCGCCctgcgtctaatgactactcaaaatcgtatggcccttgatattttgttagcagaaaaggggggtgtttgtgctatggtCGGAGAAAGCTGTTGCACTTTTGTTCCTGCTAATGATAACCCAGATGGCgaaataggtgcagccgtacatcaaatgaaACAGATCACTCAACAGCTAGAGCATGACGAGCATAGGGATGCGGCAGGGTGGTTTTCTAGACTGTTTGGTAATTGGACTGCTATTCTTTCTATGTGTATCCCTGTAATTgtaatttttcttttgtttattttcctgggaccttgTATTTTGAAGTGCTTAATGGATAGAATGTATAAGATGATAAATGTTCTTACCCGTAAACCCCCGCACAGGGAAAACAATGTATATTATCGTCCCgctagggtgtaacactaatctAATTAAAATCTAATTTAATACTATAATTAGTATTAAAGGGGGGaattgttagatttaaagccatgatttaagttagttttatagctacacgtgatttaggattgttaagactttatgatttaatattttagagctttttaagatcctttattataacagtgattttaaactatccctgtgtaacctgaccttcctccagtagagaagacacacacttctttgctaagactaaacatagtagaattgtcgtaaaaacatctcgcatgctttgacgtgcataaatgctgaaattgctgaatcgctgatatgaatattattttgcttatgattgaaggtttcattcacacacacatattgtaaggttttattcctttgtaaggataaataattgtaaatatttattcttgaccaagaaggcagtaattcttaatacttaatacttattcttaatattgtagttagaatgccagctagaaggcattgaattctgtgtaacttgtaaattactgtgtgaccttcctccAGTCACAGAGAAGTGCTAAACTACTTTGCtagactagacataaacatgtctttgtttaaaatggTAAATGCTGATGTTAAGGACATATTCTTGT contains:
- the LOC132891209 gene encoding uncharacterized protein LOC132891209, which produces MTVLITSFGTTLLLLGAGLPARAFGTTLLLLGAGLPTRAFGTTLLLLGAGLPARAFVITLLLLGAGLPARAFVITLLLLGAGLPARAGPRDNIFWQFANWAARTHTNESCYVCHLMPSSTIITRLPLPLCSEALYYAWGPKGQPFKFWGPFCNYSPHPSVVSMLNQTSLVSGTDTPDITVQDSILTTLQLDMPSNFTFPHCLRTNYSKKRNVYLGHIPKSQCNHIYDQNSATSPCPRWVPNLCQCNPPLTNCTHNSIGYVNNTCRAHPNCVLPHPSNYPGVKLALNWYWYCGNRSNLFVSFPTKWSGICAPIRLKNAITAIHPLSAHHPKRDVYRNFSPLQHQLTSRWHRFWTSMFPHFGVVDLWREVEITHYRLASFVNETIRAVDGIRTELTALRLMTTQNRMALDILLAEKGGVCAMVGESCCTFVPANDNPDGEIGAAVHQMKQITQQLEHDEHRDAAGWFSRLFGNWTAILSMCIPVIVIFLLFIFLGPCILKCLMDRMYKMINVLTRKPPHRENNVYYRPARV